The Yoonia sp. SS1-5 genome contains a region encoding:
- the mobB gene encoding molybdopterin-guanine dinucleotide biosynthesis protein B: MRVYGVVGYKNAGKTGLMERLVADITGRGLQVSTLKHAHHRFDVDQPGKDSFRHRAAGASQVLLASNTRWALMSELGDQAEPSLTDLLAKLDPVDLVLVEGYKRDAHPKVEAYRQETGNPLIARNDPTIRAVASDVPLDLDRPVFDLDATRAVADFILSEVGL, translated from the coding sequence ATGAGAGTTTACGGGGTCGTCGGTTACAAAAATGCGGGCAAGACGGGCCTGATGGAACGGCTGGTGGCCGACATCACCGGGCGTGGCTTGCAGGTGTCGACGCTGAAACACGCCCACCACCGTTTTGACGTCGATCAGCCTGGCAAGGACAGTTTCCGGCACCGCGCTGCGGGCGCAAGTCAGGTCTTGCTGGCATCAAATACGCGCTGGGCGTTGATGAGCGAACTTGGCGATCAGGCCGAGCCATCGCTGACCGACCTCTTGGCCAAGCTTGATCCCGTCGATCTGGTCCTCGTTGAAGGATATAAACGCGACGCCCACCCAAAAGTGGAAGCCTACCGTCAGGAAACCGGCAATCCGTTGATTGCGCGCAACGATCCGACCATCCGTGCGGTCGCAAGTGACGTGCCGCTTGACCTGGACCGCCCTGTTTTCGATCTTGATGCGACGCGGGCGGTGGCAGACTTCATTTTGTCAGAGGTAGGTTTATGA
- a CDS encoding DUF6356 family protein → MSDVSRPAARNNPLIAIFCDHPATVNESYLGHMRFALSFAFWLGMATVAALIHALVPALCETTASRILKRLHAKIAQRH, encoded by the coding sequence ATGTCAGACGTCAGCCGCCCAGCCGCCCGCAACAACCCGCTGATTGCGATATTCTGCGATCACCCGGCCACCGTGAACGAAAGCTATCTGGGCCACATGCGCTTTGCCCTGAGCTTTGCCTTTTGGTTGGGTATGGCGACGGTCGCGGCACTGATCCATGCGCTGGTGCCGGCATTGTGCGAAACAACGGCCAGCCGCATTCTTAAACGGTTACATGCAAAAATCGCGCAGCGGCACTAG
- a CDS encoding serine hydrolase domain-containing protein yields MTGPFAFCGIAVALNGRRQFATSTAPGIAAHEESAFRVASISKVAVGQALASLLKTARVGWDTDISDLLGWSLRHPNPAARPVTIGMVASHSAGLTDAAGYLIPPAMTLQDWCQHRSVFDAEPGARFAYCNLGYIVLAQVLEKLSGKAFPQMLTDLPQGAGFNWAGVASAIRAGRLPTYRQQQGKFQPQIDHTITTPPDDGQHPGMFSPQGGLRCSLRGLLDMAEALETADMTPLWTPQMGPGDYLDGAFESYGAGLQIFEHPRFYPRPLIGHFGNAYGFAGGIWFDRKRGCSFAYALNGLPMGAESDAVLAEENRIFDVIAELEG; encoded by the coding sequence ATGACCGGGCCTTTTGCATTTTGCGGGATCGCAGTGGCGCTGAACGGGCGCCGTCAATTTGCGACCAGTACCGCGCCGGGCATTGCCGCCCACGAAGAAAGCGCCTTCAGGGTCGCATCCATTTCAAAGGTCGCGGTGGGGCAGGCGCTGGCCAGCTTACTGAAAACAGCCCGGGTCGGATGGGATACTGATATCAGCGATCTGCTGGGCTGGTCACTGCGCCATCCCAATCCAGCCGCCCGACCTGTCACCATCGGCATGGTCGCCAGCCACAGCGCCGGCTTAACGGACGCTGCAGGCTATCTGATCCCGCCCGCGATGACGCTGCAAGACTGGTGCCAACACCGATCTGTCTTTGATGCCGAACCGGGGGCGCGGTTCGCTTATTGCAATCTGGGCTACATTGTTCTGGCGCAAGTGCTGGAAAAACTGTCAGGCAAGGCCTTTCCTCAAATGCTGACCGACTTGCCACAAGGTGCCGGGTTCAACTGGGCTGGTGTCGCAAGCGCCATACGCGCCGGCCGGTTGCCCACTTATCGGCAGCAACAGGGGAAATTTCAGCCACAGATAGACCACACCATCACGACGCCACCTGATGACGGGCAGCATCCGGGCATGTTTTCTCCGCAAGGGGGGCTGCGCTGCTCATTGCGGGGCTTGCTGGATATGGCCGAGGCGCTGGAAACGGCCGATATGACGCCGCTCTGGACACCCCAGATGGGCCCGGGCGACTATCTGGACGGCGCTTTTGAAAGCTACGGCGCGGGCCTTCAGATTTTTGAGCATCCTCGTTTCTACCCCCGCCCGCTGATCGGGCATTTCGGGAATGCCTATGGGTTCGCGGGCGGGATCTGGTTTGATCGCAAACGAGGCTGCAGTTTTGCCTATGCATTGAACGGGTTGCCAATGGGGGCAGAAAGTGATGCGGTTTTGGCAGAAGAAAACCGCATCTTTGATGTGATTGCAGAACTGGAAGGATAA
- the glp gene encoding gephyrin-like molybdotransferase Glp → MNFDTFLIVDWSGGNDRGLAPKKDAIWAGVARKGKAEEPVYLRNRQVAEEWITAFLSDERKAKRRVMAGFDFAFGYPAGFGKVLTGSDDPFAIWDWFADRVEDSPKANNRFDLAGEINAMFPGAGPFWGNGLKRDIKRLPRKGNSRRGHGMPEKRAAEEMAKGAFPVWQLAGAGAVGSQVIMGLPMLSRLRKAFDAFVWPFEPLSGDIALVEVWPSLLSKVIAVTQPDDRIKDAHQVFTLAQALSALSPAELQNLLDVPITAEGSILGLGQEKLLTKAAVGPVAAPPLRNDCFALPPGVDWTPVATALRHLRENLSATTDVETVPLAEAAGRILATDVIAARSHPPTSNAAVDGYGFAGPAEEGDHIMSLQSGRAAAGHPFKGKVKAGHALRILTGADLPKGVDTVILQEDAHVTDKRVTFQGPLRQGANVRQAAEDMRAGKRILRAGRRLTPADLATGASAGIGAFEVQTQLRVGILSTGDELVTAGQPTGAGQIFDANHPMLSAIVAAWGHKVVDLGRAPDDKAKLRGILDDGAGQCDVIITSGGASAGDEDHMSSLLEDTGTFALWRIAMKPGRPMAMGLWQDKPVFGLPGNPVAALVCALVFARPALEVLAGGRWPAPEGFTARANFTKKKKAGRREYLRARISNGRVAIFPFEGSGRVSGASWATGLVELDERARDIKPGDPIRFIPFSSFGI, encoded by the coding sequence ATGAATTTTGATACTTTCCTGATCGTGGACTGGTCCGGTGGCAATGATCGCGGGCTGGCCCCCAAGAAAGATGCGATCTGGGCCGGAGTCGCCCGCAAGGGAAAGGCCGAAGAACCCGTCTACCTGCGCAACCGTCAAGTCGCCGAGGAATGGATCACGGCCTTTTTGTCAGATGAACGCAAGGCCAAGCGCCGCGTCATGGCCGGTTTTGATTTTGCCTTTGGCTATCCGGCCGGTTTTGGCAAGGTTCTGACCGGATCGGATGACCCGTTTGCCATCTGGGACTGGTTTGCCGACCGGGTTGAAGACAGCCCGAAAGCCAATAACCGGTTCGATCTGGCCGGCGAGATCAATGCGATGTTTCCGGGTGCGGGGCCTTTCTGGGGCAATGGGCTGAAACGCGATATCAAGCGCCTGCCGCGCAAGGGCAATAGCCGCCGGGGGCATGGCATGCCCGAAAAACGCGCTGCCGAGGAGATGGCCAAGGGTGCCTTTCCTGTCTGGCAGCTTGCGGGTGCTGGGGCGGTCGGGTCCCAGGTGATCATGGGGCTGCCAATGCTGTCGCGTCTGCGCAAGGCCTTTGACGCATTCGTCTGGCCGTTCGAGCCATTGTCCGGCGACATCGCCTTGGTCGAGGTCTGGCCATCCTTGCTGAGCAAAGTCATCGCCGTGACCCAGCCGGATGACCGGATCAAGGATGCCCATCAGGTCTTTACCCTGGCGCAGGCGCTGTCGGCCCTTTCGCCCGCCGAGCTGCAGAATTTGCTGGATGTTCCGATCACCGCCGAAGGGTCGATCCTTGGTCTGGGGCAGGAAAAGTTGCTGACCAAGGCAGCGGTCGGCCCTGTTGCGGCCCCGCCCTTGCGCAATGATTGCTTTGCGTTGCCACCGGGGGTGGATTGGACACCTGTTGCAACGGCCTTGCGCCATCTGCGCGAAAATCTGTCCGCCACGACCGATGTGGAAACAGTGCCATTGGCAGAGGCGGCCGGGCGTATTCTGGCCACGGATGTCATCGCGGCGCGGTCGCACCCGCCAACATCAAATGCTGCGGTTGATGGCTATGGCTTTGCCGGACCAGCCGAAGAGGGTGACCATATCATGTCGCTGCAGTCCGGGCGGGCCGCTGCTGGCCACCCGTTCAAGGGCAAGGTCAAGGCAGGCCACGCGCTGCGTATCCTGACCGGTGCTGATCTGCCAAAGGGTGTGGATACTGTCATCTTGCAGGAAGACGCCCATGTCACCGACAAAAGGGTGACCTTTCAAGGGCCGCTGCGTCAGGGGGCCAATGTGCGGCAGGCTGCAGAAGACATGCGCGCAGGCAAGAGAATTTTGCGGGCAGGGCGGCGCCTGACACCCGCCGATCTTGCAACGGGCGCCTCTGCCGGGATTGGCGCGTTTGAGGTCCAGACCCAGTTGCGCGTTGGCATCCTGTCGACCGGTGACGAACTTGTTACGGCGGGTCAGCCAACCGGGGCCGGGCAGATTTTTGATGCCAACCACCCAATGTTGTCGGCAATTGTAGCAGCCTGGGGGCATAAGGTTGTCGATCTTGGCCGGGCGCCAGACGACAAGGCCAAGTTGCGCGGCATCCTGGATGACGGGGCCGGGCAATGCGACGTCATCATCACCTCTGGCGGTGCCTCTGCGGGTGATGAAGATCACATGTCATCCTTGCTGGAGGATACAGGCACATTTGCACTTTGGCGGATTGCGATGAAACCGGGGCGTCCCATGGCGATGGGATTGTGGCAGGACAAGCCTGTCTTTGGCCTGCCCGGTAATCCGGTCGCAGCACTGGTCTGTGCGCTGGTCTTTGCCCGGCCAGCGCTGGAGGTTCTTGCAGGTGGAAGATGGCCCGCGCCCGAAGGATTCACCGCCCGTGCCAATTTCACCAAGAAAAAGAAGGCGGGGCGCCGGGAATACCTGCGCGCCCGGATCAGCAACGGGCGTGTCGCGATCTTCCCTTTCGAGGGGTCCGGGCGTGTCTCGGGCGCCAGTTGGGCCACCGGACTGGTCGAGCTTGACGAGCGTGCGCGCGATATCAAGCCCGGCGATCCGATCCGCTTTATCCCGTTCAGCAGTTTTGGGATATGA
- a CDS encoding aa3-type cytochrome c oxidase subunit IV encodes MAEHKHGEMDISVQEKTFAGFISMVTKGTIICILVLIFIALVNG; translated from the coding sequence ATGGCTGAACATAAACATGGTGAAATGGACATCAGCGTTCAGGAAAAGACCTTTGCCGGGTTCATCAGCATGGTCACCAAGGGTACGATTATCTGCATTCTGGTGCTGATCTTTATTGCGCTTGTGAACGGCTAG
- a CDS encoding AzlC family ABC transporter permease, producing MTVSTAKAPARNAFWAGFRDGLPFIFVVIPFSMLFGVVATDAGLTLAQAMGFTVLVIAGAAQFAALQMMMENAALPLVMLAALAVNLRMAMYSASLVPYLGAAPLWKRALVAYLNFDQTYLTSITRYEARPEMSVSQRFLYFMGVAAPITPLWYGMTLLGILLGSSVPDNWALDFILPITFLAMVGPMLKSLAHLAAAAVSVVVALLLIGLPSGTGLLIAAGAAMVTGAAVETWQERRQ from the coding sequence ATGACAGTTTCCACCGCCAAAGCACCCGCAAGAAACGCCTTTTGGGCAGGGTTTCGCGACGGGCTGCCCTTTATCTTTGTCGTCATCCCGTTTTCGATGTTGTTCGGGGTTGTGGCAACAGATGCCGGACTGACGCTTGCCCAGGCGATGGGATTCACCGTTTTGGTGATCGCGGGGGCGGCCCAGTTTGCGGCGCTGCAAATGATGATGGAAAACGCGGCCTTGCCGCTGGTCATGCTGGCGGCCCTTGCGGTGAATTTGCGCATGGCGATGTATTCAGCCTCGCTCGTGCCCTATCTGGGGGCGGCCCCGCTATGGAAACGCGCGCTGGTGGCTTATCTGAATTTTGACCAGACCTATCTGACCAGCATCACCCGGTACGAGGCGCGGCCCGAGATGTCCGTCTCGCAGCGGTTTTTGTACTTCATGGGTGTCGCCGCACCGATTACGCCACTTTGGTATGGGATGACCCTGTTGGGCATCCTTCTGGGATCGTCCGTGCCTGACAATTGGGCGCTGGATTTCATCCTGCCGATTACATTCCTGGCGATGGTCGGGCCAATGCTGAAGTCGCTGGCGCATCTTGCGGCCGCGGCAGTATCGGTTGTGGTCGCCCTGCTGCTGATCGGGCTGCCATCGGGAACCGGATTATTGATCGCGGCAGGGGCGGCCATGGTCACGGGCGCCGCGGTCGAAACCTGGCAGGAGCGCCGGCAATGA
- a CDS encoding NYN domain-containing protein: MAKDRMLFAVLIDADNIPAKHAGDILREITTFGEPALRRVYGDWSSSNLSAWKKQVVELGLVANQETANTKGKNASDIGLVIDAMDILHTGRFDGFVLVSSDSDFTALANRLREDGVEVIGIGESKAPISLRNVCNRFILIENIVGPEKDTPSPAKQDKATGQKTNSGQTALKAAPLVVKAMNSIDPEGEWYSLGQLGQYITRANPDFDPRTYGSAKLSDLLSKSGRFELRKGQGNHMEVRRLD; the protein is encoded by the coding sequence ATGGCAAAGGACCGCATGCTATTTGCTGTTCTGATCGACGCCGACAATATCCCGGCGAAACACGCCGGTGATATCCTGCGCGAGATCACGACATTCGGCGAACCGGCCCTGCGCCGGGTCTATGGCGACTGGTCCAGCAGCAATCTGAGTGCCTGGAAAAAGCAGGTGGTCGAATTGGGTCTGGTCGCCAATCAGGAAACCGCAAACACCAAGGGCAAGAATGCCAGCGATATCGGGCTGGTTATTGACGCAATGGACATCCTGCATACCGGCCGGTTCGATGGCTTTGTGCTTGTCAGTTCGGATAGTGATTTCACAGCCCTCGCAAACCGGTTGCGCGAAGACGGGGTCGAGGTGATCGGGATCGGCGAAAGCAAGGCCCCCATCAGCCTGCGCAATGTCTGCAACAGGTTTATCCTGATCGAAAACATCGTAGGGCCCGAAAAAGACACACCAAGCCCTGCAAAGCAGGATAAGGCGACTGGGCAAAAGACCAACAGTGGACAGACCGCCCTCAAAGCCGCCCCGCTCGTCGTGAAGGCGATGAACAGCATTGATCCAGAAGGCGAATGGTATTCGCTGGGTCAGCTGGGCCAGTATATCACGCGGGCAAACCCGGATTTCGATCCGCGCACCTATGGCAGCGCAAAGCTAAGCGATCTGCTGTCAAAGAGCGGGCGGTTTGAACTGCGCAAGGGTCAGGGCAACCATATGGAAGTGCGCCGACTGGATTAG
- a CDS encoding AzlD domain-containing protein encodes MTYTTGEIWLTIGVLAIGTFLIRFSFLGLIGDRPMPAIVLRLLRFTPVAVLPGMVAPLVLWPAATGGTPDPVRMIAAAATMGIALWTRNVLWGIIGGAATLYAGLAITPFL; translated from the coding sequence ATGACCTACACGACCGGGGAAATCTGGCTGACCATCGGCGTTCTGGCCATCGGCACATTCCTGATCCGTTTCTCATTTCTTGGATTGATCGGCGACCGGCCAATGCCCGCAATCGTGTTGCGGCTGTTGCGGTTTACGCCTGTAGCGGTCCTGCCCGGCATGGTGGCGCCACTGGTGCTGTGGCCAGCGGCGACCGGCGGAACGCCTGATCCGGTACGGATGATTGCGGCGGCCGCAACCATGGGCATCGCCCTTTGGACCCGGAATGTGCTGTGGGGAATCATCGGCGGGGCCGCGACACTTTACGCAGGTCTGGCCATCACTCCGTTTCTTTGA
- a CDS encoding GNAT family N-acetyltransferase, translated as MKVTTGIPAANRAEVAALYWEAFGEKLGFVMGPKYRALTFIGNVMRSDHGICAHDDNGRLLGVAGFKTAQGALVGGGFSDLRMVYGVVGASIRILILALLERDVENQRFLMDGIFVAPEARGQGVGTALLRAVYAEARSRGYRQVRLDVIDTNPRARALYLHEGFVEQRTRSIGMLRLIFRFNASTTMVRDV; from the coding sequence ATGAAGGTTACCACGGGTATTCCAGCCGCAAACAGGGCAGAGGTTGCCGCACTGTATTGGGAGGCCTTTGGCGAAAAGCTTGGCTTTGTGATGGGGCCAAAATACCGGGCACTGACATTTATTGGCAATGTCATGCGATCCGACCACGGGATATGTGCGCATGATGACAATGGCCGCTTGCTGGGTGTGGCTGGCTTCAAAACGGCGCAGGGCGCGCTTGTGGGGGGCGGTTTTTCCGATCTGCGCATGGTCTATGGGGTGGTGGGTGCCTCGATCCGCATTCTGATTCTTGCGCTGTTGGAACGGGATGTCGAAAATCAGCGATTTTTGATGGACGGCATCTTTGTCGCCCCCGAGGCGCGGGGCCAAGGGGTTGGCACGGCACTGTTGCGCGCCGTCTACGCCGAGGCCCGCAGCCGAGGGTATCGGCAGGTCCGGCTGGATGTGATCGACACCAATCCACGGGCGCGGGCGCTGTATCTTCATGAAGGGTTCGTCGAACAGCGGACCCGTTCCATTGGCATGTTGCGGCTGATCTTTCGGTTTAACGCATCCACCACGATGGTGCGTGACGTCTAG
- a CDS encoding Lrp/AsnC family transcriptional regulator — MAEIIDIIDRAILRLLQNDAALSVDDISEMVNLSRNACWRRIKLMEKAGIITGRVALVDPEKAGVPLTAMVMIRTNAHDAQWMEKFQTALRSLPEVVGAYRMTGDLDYVLRVRVADVPAYDAFYKRLTSRISVSDISASFVMEEIKETTAVPL; from the coding sequence ATGGCAGAAATTATAGACATCATTGATCGTGCGATCTTGCGGCTTTTGCAAAATGATGCCGCGCTTTCGGTCGATGACATCAGCGAAATGGTGAACCTGTCCCGCAATGCCTGCTGGCGGCGAATCAAATTGATGGAAAAGGCGGGGATCATAACCGGACGGGTTGCGCTGGTTGATCCGGAAAAGGCTGGCGTGCCGCTGACCGCCATGGTCATGATCCGGACGAATGCACATGATGCGCAATGGATGGAAAAGTTCCAGACAGCCTTGCGCAGCCTGCCCGAAGTGGTGGGGGCGTATCGTATGACGGGTGATCTGGACTATGTGCTGCGGGTCCGGGTGGCGGATGTGCCGGCCTATGATGCGTTTTATAAACGCCTGACATCACGGATTTCTGTCTCGGATATCTCTGCCAGTTTCGTTATGGAAGAAATCAAGGAAACAACGGCGGTACCCTTATGA
- the mbfA gene encoding iron exporter MbfA, with translation MIPGFANRRRFKDLSEQEILALAISSEEDDARIYRSYAGLLRADYPASAAVFDGMAEEEDDHRRRLIDLHTARFGAVIPLIRREHVSGYYARRPVWLVENLGLARMRDEAAGMERDAQRFYETAAAQTSDAATRKLLGDLAAAEAGHGERADALADEHLAGDTRTEEEAAAHRQFILTWVQPGLAGLMDGSVSTLAPIFAVAFATQDTWTTFLVGLAASVGAGISMGFTEAASDDGQISGRGSPYKRGLAAGVMTTIGGLGHALPYLITDFWTATIIALIVVFVELWAIAWIQNRYMETPFVKAVFQVVLGGALVFAAGALIGSG, from the coding sequence ATGATCCCCGGATTTGCAAACCGCCGCCGGTTCAAGGACTTGTCAGAGCAGGAAATTCTGGCCCTTGCAATCTCGTCTGAAGAGGATGACGCGCGGATCTACCGATCTTACGCGGGGCTGTTGCGAGCAGACTATCCTGCATCTGCGGCCGTGTTCGATGGCATGGCCGAAGAGGAAGATGATCACAGGCGTCGTCTGATTGATCTTCACACTGCGCGTTTTGGTGCGGTGATTCCGCTGATCCGCCGTGAACATGTCTCTGGTTATTATGCACGCCGCCCCGTCTGGCTGGTGGAAAATCTGGGGCTGGCGCGCATGCGCGACGAAGCCGCCGGTATGGAAAGGGACGCACAACGTTTTTACGAAACAGCCGCCGCGCAGACATCGGACGCGGCAACGCGCAAACTGCTCGGCGATCTTGCAGCGGCCGAGGCAGGGCATGGCGAAAGGGCTGATGCCTTGGCCGATGAACATCTGGCCGGCGATACCCGGACCGAAGAAGAGGCCGCCGCGCACCGGCAGTTTATCCTGACCTGGGTGCAGCCCGGCCTTGCCGGTTTGATGGATGGATCCGTCTCGACCCTGGCGCCGATATTTGCCGTTGCCTTTGCAACGCAGGATACATGGACCACATTTCTGGTGGGGTTGGCTGCATCTGTGGGTGCGGGCATTTCCATGGGCTTTACCGAGGCTGCATCAGATGATGGGCAAATCTCGGGGCGCGGATCACCCTATAAACGGGGGTTGGCCGCCGGGGTCATGACCACGATCGGCGGGTTGGGCCATGCGCTTCCTTATCTGATCACGGACTTCTGGACGGCGACGATCATTGCGCTGATCGTTGTGTTTGTCGAACTTTGGGCCATTGCATGGATACAGAACCGCTATATGGAAACGCCCTTCGTCAAGGCCGTCTTTCAGGTCGTGCTGGGTGGCGCGCTTGTGTTTGCCGCGGGTGCCCTGATCGGGTCTGGCTAG
- a CDS encoding formate dehydrogenase accessory sulfurtransferase FdhD, with the protein MSDYLIAPDPAGAGLTRAVVGTDHHGQPVTLNVVEERPLTIFLNGQEIVTAMTIGDYPAYLALGFLRNQRMLLADEVIKGVDYDAELETVVVRTTGTTSYEDKLKKKTRTSGCAVGTVFGDMMDGLDDVVLPDMQVRTTDLYALAARINRTPSLYLEAGAIHGTVLCQGSRPLVYMEDVGRHNAVDKIAGWMLSEDVSAADKVLYTTGRLTSEMVIKTALMGIPVLASRSGFTAWGVEIAQQVGLTLIGRMKGQRFVCLSGENRLIRDADPAQVADEPRKSGRKGAA; encoded by the coding sequence ATGTCCGATTATCTGATTGCGCCTGACCCGGCGGGGGCAGGTCTGACCCGCGCCGTTGTCGGCACCGATCACCACGGCCAGCCCGTAACCTTGAATGTGGTCGAGGAACGCCCGCTGACCATATTCCTGAATGGGCAGGAAATTGTTACGGCAATGACGATTGGGGATTACCCCGCATATCTGGCCCTTGGGTTCCTGCGCAATCAACGGATGCTTCTGGCAGATGAGGTGATCAAGGGCGTCGACTATGACGCAGAGCTTGAGACCGTCGTGGTGCGCACCACGGGGACCACAAGCTACGAAGACAAGCTGAAGAAGAAGACCCGCACCAGCGGCTGCGCGGTTGGCACCGTTTTTGGCGACATGATGGATGGGCTGGATGACGTGGTGTTGCCTGACATGCAGGTCCGCACCACCGATCTTTATGCCCTGGCGGCCCGGATCAACCGGACCCCGTCGCTGTATCTGGAAGCCGGTGCAATTCACGGCACGGTCCTGTGTCAGGGGTCCCGCCCGCTTGTCTATATGGAGGATGTGGGTCGTCACAACGCAGTGGACAAGATTGCAGGCTGGATGCTCTCCGAAGACGTGTCTGCCGCTGACAAGGTGCTTTACACAACCGGGCGGCTGACCTCGGAGATGGTGATCAAGACCGCCCTGATGGGCATTCCGGTGCTGGCGTCCCGCTCGGGTTTTACCGCATGGGGTGTTGAGATCGCACAGCAAGTCGGGCTGACGCTGATTGGCCGCATGAAGGGGCAGCGCTTTGTCTGCCTGTCAGGGGAAAACCGGCTGATCCGCGATGCCGATCCCGCGCAGGTGGCTGATGAGCCGCGCAAGAGCGGGCGAAAGGGAGCGGCATGA
- a CDS encoding DUF6173 family protein, giving the protein MTKDTMSIDTSAELLENDILPMIREVHTDPDVPCASQGDMPKALAEPVAKKSPAQWAYERIIMYIQNFEKQLDNDHEVGMGLAGGNTGVIRIEGLGYYDPDIVTYYGTSEAGAKTQLIQHVSQLNVTLIASPKHIDQPEPKRIGFRLAAGLERSEDVTT; this is encoded by the coding sequence ATGACCAAAGACACGATGAGCATTGATACCTCGGCGGAACTGCTGGAAAACGATATCCTGCCGATGATCCGCGAGGTGCATACCGACCCTGATGTGCCTTGCGCGTCGCAAGGTGACATGCCCAAGGCCCTGGCCGAACCTGTCGCCAAGAAAAGCCCCGCCCAATGGGCCTATGAGCGGATCATCATGTATATCCAGAACTTCGAAAAGCAGCTGGATAATGATCACGAGGTTGGCATGGGTCTGGCAGGGGGCAATACGGGCGTGATCCGGATCGAAGGGTTGGGTTATTACGACCCCGATATCGTTACCTATTACGGAACCAGCGAAGCGGGCGCAAAGACCCAGTTGATCCAGCATGTCAGCCAGTTGAACGTCACCCTGATTGCCAGCCCCAAGCATATTGATCAGCCCGAGCCCAAGCGGATCGGCTTTCGATTGGCGGCAGGGCTGGAACGATCAGAGGATGTGACCACCTGA
- a CDS encoding TetR/AcrR family transcriptional regulator has translation MPDGSAEPKKGRKFDQVLDGARQVFMSDGFEGASVDDIARAANVSKATLYSYFPDKRFLFMQVARTECQRQADRALESIDMDAPVQDVLQSIAMQMVNFITSQFGKRIFRICVGESDRFPELGREFYESGPMLIRGRIVDFFEKAVARGELKIDDMTLAADQFHELCKADLFPRMVFNMADEFTPAEKDRVVNGAVDVFLARYGA, from the coding sequence ATGCCTGACGGGTCAGCAGAACCAAAAAAAGGCCGGAAGTTTGATCAGGTGCTGGATGGTGCCAGGCAGGTCTTTATGTCTGATGGTTTCGAAGGTGCCTCTGTCGATGATATTGCGCGCGCTGCGAATGTCTCGAAGGCGACGCTTTATAGTTATTTTCCAGACAAACGCTTTCTTTTCATGCAGGTCGCCCGGACGGAATGCCAGCGTCAGGCAGATCGCGCGCTGGAAAGCATCGACATGGATGCGCCGGTGCAGGATGTGTTGCAAAGCATTGCGATGCAGATGGTCAATTTCATCACGTCGCAGTTTGGCAAGCGCATTTTCAGGATTTGCGTCGGCGAAAGCGACAGGTTCCCCGAGCTTGGCCGGGAATTCTATGAAAGCGGTCCGATGCTGATCCGGGGGCGTATCGTCGACTTTTTCGAAAAGGCGGTCGCGCGCGGGGAATTAAAGATTGATGACATGACCCTGGCCGCAGACCAGTTCCACGAGCTTTGCAAAGCTGACCTTTTCCCGCGCATGGTCTTCAACATGGCGGATGAGTTCACCCCGGCTGAAAAGGACAGGGTCGTGAATGGTGCGGTTGATGTGTTCCTGGCCCGGTACGGGGCCTGA
- the mobA gene encoding molybdenum cofactor guanylyltransferase MobA, with product MMQPLGVILAGGQATRMGGGDKGLLRLGQGTILSHVIDRLEPQVAGLALNANGDATRFADLRLPVIPDSIGGFAGPLSGVLAGLDWAAAQGADHIVTAAADTPFFPCDLVPQLMRAAEEAGADLALAATPDGRHPTFGFWPVAKRADLRTALQGGLRKVVAWTDAHGAATAEFPDDAAFFNVNTPDDLKTAEAML from the coding sequence ATGATGCAACCACTTGGCGTTATTCTGGCCGGCGGCCAGGCGACCCGCATGGGCGGTGGGGACAAGGGGCTGCTGCGCCTGGGGCAGGGGACGATCCTGTCTCATGTCATCGACCGGCTGGAACCGCAGGTGGCTGGTCTGGCACTGAATGCCAATGGTGACGCGACCCGATTTGCCGATCTGCGGCTGCCGGTCATTCCGGACAGTATCGGCGGCTTTGCCGGGCCGCTTTCGGGCGTTCTGGCCGGACTGGATTGGGCTGCTGCACAGGGCGCAGATCACATCGTCACGGCCGCGGCCGATACCCCGTTTTTCCCGTGTGATCTGGTGCCACAACTGATGCGCGCCGCCGAAGAGGCGGGCGCTGATCTGGCACTCGCGGCAACCCCTGACGGGCGGCATCCCACCTTTGGTTTCTGGCCGGTTGCAAAGCGCGCGGATCTGCGCACCGCCTTGCAGGGCGGTTTGCGGAAGGTTGTGGCCTGGACCGATGCACATGGTGCCGCAACGGCCGAATTTCCCGATGACGCGGCATTCTTCAACGTCAACACACCCGATGATCTGAAAACCGCAGAGGCAATGCTATGA